In Mytilus edulis chromosome 3, xbMytEdul2.2, whole genome shotgun sequence, the genomic window TCGTTtctatcttttttatttgtaCAGGAATACTGTTCCAAAGAACTGTACCGgaatattgaaatgttttttttcttcataaaatttgTTTTCGAAAGAACCTAAAAGCTACCGATCCTCAGCTAGGACCACTCAGACCACAACAAGACAGACTGAATCATGTTGCATTTGACAATGTTTGACATTCATGTTACCATGGTTATGATAAACCTTTATTCTTTTgtcatattcattttcgtttatTATTGTGAGTATAAACCAGGACGTCAGTTTCTTCACTtgaattgttttaacattttggGGCCTTTCATAGATCtgggttttgttcattgatgAAAGCCATTCATCGATctattaaggttcatgtggaccctatggctaaaatggacgtatattcacctcaaaatttactctgaggaCAGGCAAACCTGTgtatctggaaaagttttaaggcatagcatgccctagataaatagaattcaaatgcattgtatgatttagaaaattcatagcTTAACTGGATTTTGCTGTACacttttttcgtccctgcagaagatgctaaaattaacaaacagttgagttaaacttgatatggtccactcaggtacacagcttaaataaccaattatcatgattattggcAGGTATCTATTGCTCATCTCATGTCCATGTCAagcaatacagctcacttcaattattacctgttgggaagttctcaaacctgtttcccaacttagtttattttggcaccttctggaggaatgaaaaaaagtgcacggcaaaatcctggtaagtgtttatttttctaaaacataaaatatatttgaattttatttatctagggcatgctatgcctgaatttatttacagatgcgcaggtttgtctgtactcagattaaattttgaggtgaaaatacggccattttagccatagccATAGCCATAGGGTCCCAGGGTCCACAATGACATGAACCTTATTTCAttattagttgttaatttctatgtcatttgacAGTATTGttgagagttgtgtcattggtagtcataccacatcttctcatgtTTATACTTAATTCTTATAATACTAAATAATAATAGTTTAAGCTTACGTaacatgtatttgtatgtcactATGTGGGATATTATTAATATCTTCGGGGAAATCGTGGTACCGACATTGATCAAAGATTTTCCACAAtagttttatatacttttttcaaGCACTGTTTTATGGGATGACAGTTTAAGTTGTAGTTTTTGTTAAACTCACAgttaataataaagaaaacaaaataaacagattaaCCCATGCCAAGTTCAAAAGGGCGATTTCTAGTAGAGGGAGCGTCACGTAATATTCaattctgttctgttctgttctggaATATACCTCCGTTTTATCGGAGCACTCCACTTGTCGAATGagtattaacattttaaatacttaacCGAAAAAACGGATATTTTTATAATTACgatatgaaaaatattatttaaaaataaaattagttagTTAAAGTGAATTAAATAAGGGTTTAAAATGTCTTTGATAATATATTAAAAGATATTAATCAAAAATATTATGCACACGTGACAAATTGCGGCACTTTGATTTACtactatgaataaataaaattttacaaccTAGTAATTTCTAGTCAATAGGTGCCCTGCCAAGGCAAATGttaaattatatcatattattttgtatattgaTATTCATAGACTGAACTTGTTAGGTTGGCATCCCATGCAGACTGTTTAGACTATATTTAATATTAACTGCTATATTTTCATGTCACTTGATATCACATAAAAGTTGTGTACGCTTCATGTGTAAATGGTAGCATAGCTCTTGTGTTTCCCTTTCTAGATCTAGCAATTTGTCTTTTGGCTGATTACTCATTATGTATAGCAGTCTAATATAATTTTGAGTAATAGTTGATAAAAGAGTGCTTGTAATTTATTGTCCTCCGACGTTGAGCACAGTTACAGGTAAACCGGTCgttaatatatttaaacattgtaGTATTATATAGATAGACTATTCTTTTTGACACAATCATCTAAAGCAAAACAATTACTTTGTAAATTAGATAATAACAGTAGTTTATcgttctgtttttgttttatttttaagcaAGGACTGGAACGGAAATTGGTCTCTTCCTATGAATGTTactctcttttgttttacattgttcatCTTTCGATTAAAATAATTGGGCATCACATCATTTATACCCAGTTGTATACTTCAATGTAAAGATGAAGTGTACAAGAAatatgaaagtattttttttaaattacaaccGTGAATGTATGTCATCTTTAACTTGAACCCTAGTGGTTCaactttattttatttgagaCATGTTGTATAACCGCATAATGGAAAGCTGATTTAAATGTATGGTTATGAAATTTACTGTTTTTCTGGATGAGGGTTTCTGTTACTGCTTACATGTATTATTCTTCAAATTTGACATTTGGccatctatgacaaacgagacgatttttgttttgaaatcatcaatttcccccaccttagtcatgttagtagcAATacaccaacttcacctgcatgtGGGATATACaattcccaacttattcggtattgaagagcttgcagctcctactcagactttgtcaAACATCACCGCGGTGTATGAACAGAAATTTGATGAACCAGCTAGGGGTATCGACGTCAATATATATGCCttcttgtgcttctttttttttaatatttggtaggttgttttttttttgttgtttttttgttgttttgtagtttgtttgtgttttttttttttttttttttttttttttaaatagttttaggaTATTAGTGGTCCTATCAgtattgtttatgatattctcgtATTCTTCTTGTCttacatttttgctaatgtgctttgccTTTGTCTTTTGGTATTTCTTAGAAAACTTGTTTGTTGctcgtctttcatttttgctatgagctttgtctatatgcctttttatgtttctttgttacatatatgagTGACGTGGCTCTGTACGTACATTtgtatacatcccgtcattgtgttatttaaAAGTACTATGGTGTGTATTATTGTCTTTAATTTTGCTAATAAGTTTGGTctttatgccattttgtgcttccgTGTTATATATTTAGAtgtttctacataagaaaatgtctgtaccaagtcaggaatataacagttgtaatccattcgtttgatgtgtttgagcttttgattttgccatttgattaggacttATATATATAGAACTTGactgtgacctataattgttaatttttgtatcatttggtctcttgtggagaattgtgtcattggcaatcataccacatcttctttttgatatgagggtcggttgaaaacaaaaacgacaaaggagatgatttcagcttctaaTTTGTGACTTTTTCTtttttccaaatggtgaagttgaaatcattacttcgtaaattttacaaacGCCAttacaagttggttgaccgtttttgaatatctgtttcacatgtTCACATACcgtattagactatttaccggctttgtaataacatgatcAACACGCCAGTTgtcacatttggagcaggatctgcttatccttccagagcacctgagatcaccccaagatgttggtagggttcgtgttgttgttgtacccctatttgtgacatttttaacaattgtgtctgttttgttcacacatcgttctCAATGAAGTATACTTTGTAAATTAGATAATAACAGTAGTCTACTGTAAGCAATGAACGACATCGGGTAAGTTTGAGGTCTAAAGTTTTAAAGCTTAACGATTTAAACCCTGATTTAACATCAAAGTTGAAAATATATCCAAAGAATTAGCAATGCTCAGCTATGTAAATGGTCTTTTCACGCAGACCAAGGTCCAAAGTATGATTTGTAAAAGTATAACCTAATAATCAGATAAAAAGTTTTATATGCCTCTTTCATCAATCGCATTTTTTAAATACAGTGGAGTCCATGGATGATCTgaaattaatctttaaaattCGTATTTGATAACGAAATTATATTCATAACATTTAGAGAGATTTAATGGTATTTAAATAGCATTATGCATTGAAGATAATTTCAAAGTAAGATCAAAATAATCGATTTTACCCTGcaatattaaacatttattaaaattatagatCTTTAAAATTGATTTTCGATTTGGTAATTTTACCAAAATATAGAAAGACTACTCAGATAAAGAAGAAGCAATGGCGATAacagttttgaaatatttaatattattttgcaGCGTAGCCTTCACAGTTCAGGttagttttatcaatattttgtaaatcatCTATAATTTCTTATATTGTCTGTAAGGTGTATTTACATCCAAgtagttgttgtctctttgacacattccccatttccattctcaattttaaagtttgttctcCACGTAGATAAATGattatagataaaggcaacagtagtataccgctgttcaaaagtcgtaaatctattgagagaaaacaatacgggttacaaactaaaactgagggaacacacaattcaattcaatattttatttacgtcTCACCCTATGTATGAAATTACACAACTGTAAATTTGAAATCTGGCCCTCGCATATTGAACTACCATTATCATGTTTCAAATAGTGTCTTTGGTGACGCATAATGAAACATTTATGTCCTAGCTGCTCCCAAAATTGTGATTAATGACTATGATGCTTCACCCACGAAATGTCGTgcttgtttatatttgtttgtgtCCAGTTGTCATTCAAACCCTACCATCAAGCCCTATAAAAACAACACCCACACAATAAAAACTATGAATAAGGGTATAGATGTATAGTTAACAGAATTATTGCAAATGGGAGATttggggatgtgaaaaaaaacttTATGTTTTTTGGTCACAATTTAACACATTAATAAATATACACTCGTCcgagtttttttaatgttattttaatattaaagcatAAGACGAGTTTTATACTCCATATGTATCTTTGTAAGTTGGACGTTTCTTAAATCCaatcatatgatatatttttttggaaGTCTTCAATTGACTCTTGTATTCTCTTTATTATTCAAATCCATTTACAGACGTCATGTTCTAATGGAAACCAATGTAACTGCGATTTTAGTGATGAATCTACGTTTAAGAGTAAATCGGAATACCTAGCGGCAGCTGTTGGTGCACTTGGTCCTATGTTAGCTGTCGGAGGAGGATTTGGAATCTGGAAACTGGTCACAAGCAAGCTTACTAGTTCACCTGGAGAATTTTCAAGGGAGACCAGTGACTTGTCAGAGAGCTCGTCGAGAAGAAGTAACAACAGATCACCAGCCACAAACTCCACACGAGCATCATCACGTGTTAGTGCATGGAGCCGATCTACAGCACTAACTATAAACGACATGGATGCTGAAATCGACGACGATCTGGACTTCAGATCTGATTCTCCAACTCCCAAGGAGGGCTTGTCGTCACCTGCATGGTCAAACAACAGGAAAATTCCACCATCTGTTACTAATAGAGCACCTGCACCTGCGCAAAAGAATGACGTAAACAGCTGGATGTTTTAATGTGTGTGTTATATTACAATTGAATagtagacatatatatatatatatatcagctttaattttaatttgaaaacgatcTTTTTCTTTGAGTTCGTTTGGGCGGAATGGGTCAAGGAATATACCATAATATTTTATGACCTCATAAATCATTAGTTTCTCCAGTTAAGTGAcattttattattgtgattttattcATATTAACTACGCAATAACTAAATctgattaaaatatagatcttCTGTTCAATTTTTGCTTAAAAATCTTGGATGAAGGATCTATATTCTAATCAGATGAGTTATAACTGTAATGATAGTAATGATACTCCATTGGTATGTATGTTCCTGCGGGAAAAAACCTGGAAGAACGAGAGATTTAAAATTACTATTTTGATTTTTGGCTGATtagtacaaaaaacaaacaacttaAGAATGCTCGCTGCCTTGTTTCAAAAacacaagctttttaaaagactattataaATCGATACAAAATGAATAAGagaacttaaaaaataaatttaaaaaaatgatagatCCGTGTCTGTTTCCTGCCATTATTGAAAAATAAAGTATCTCGGAAAGGAGCTCTATAACCTTtcaatatttttagtttatgttGTTCCTTAGTTAATGCTCTTCtgacttaaagtatcaattttgagtTCTAGATCTTTTAATTTCAACAGTACTTAATTATAAGTATCATATATCAATAGAGCCCAATTCATATATTCACACACACATTTTACTTCTAACTCAGTTAAGAAAGATAGAAGACAACACCCAAGGACATTTGATATACCAGTAGTTTAATCGAAAATAGAACTTTGAGGTTAATTctactatcatattttttttttaaattggagtaATCAATCTTTCTTTATGAATCTTAAGTAGCTATATCATAAGAAGGCACGGAAAGGGGTATATATCTTAAATGTCGGAGATCCGCGCCCATATTATACCATGTGCACTGCAATATACACTATAATTAGGTTAAAGTTCTTATtaagttaataaacaaataaacaaaattattaaccAATCTCTTTTAATTTATAATTCTTATCTATTTATTTGTGAATACTAAGTTTGAACACTTTAATTACAAACAGTCAAATAATTATCAATCTACTATTAAAATTGTTTGTAGCCCCTCTTTTAATAGTCAACGCCAATAATAACGATGACATTCTTGTTTAATGATAATAACAAATTCTATGCAATtcgatatatttaaaacataattattttggATTTTTCCTTTATGTATGTTGGttgtttttaaatatgataaaacattgtCTCCTTTtcgaaagcaaaaacatatatcTTATCCTAGAAAGTGATTTTTTGATTTCTGATTTGAAGTTTTATCTGCCTGATGTGtgccaaaataaaaagaaaataaaactgcATAGAAATATATACAGATGTTCCACTTATATGAATGAGCTGTTGATAGCAACATTTCAAAAATACTTTTACggaatttaatgaaaataacgCTTTATAAATTGTGTGCTCCCCAAACCAAATATTAGTCCAATTGATATCAATCATTGTGGACTGGGATATAGAAATACTGTCACCATCAGAGGAATCAAACCGGTACTATTTAATAAACATATCACTTCACATTTTTCGTGCGTCCGATGTGCATTTTTacatttaacatttgattttgtttcaTACATATATCATGTCTTTAACTCAAAACCTAACacataaataagaagatgtgacaagagtgccaattagacaactatccatccaagttacaatatgtaaaaaaagtacacaattatagatcaaagtagggcATTCAACATGGagacaccgaacagcaagctataaagggccccaaaatgactatgATGGTATATCTAtaaaaacaggaaaactaactttctaatatctatatattaaaaagaaacgAGAAGCACCTTGAACCACTCAACAAAAAGCTCCTGACtaattaggacaggtgcatacaaaTACAGACAGCGACTTTAAACGTTTAAACAGGTATTAACCTCTACCAAAACCTAAAACAGAATTGTAACATTACAATACAAAAAGACACACTATAGCACTATATGATATCAAATGATGGCTTAACTCGatcaaaaaaacata contains:
- the LOC139515873 gene encoding uncharacterized protein is translated as MAITVLKYLILFCSVAFTVQTSCSNGNQCNCDFSDESTFKSKSEYLAAAVGALGPMLAVGGGFGIWKLVTSKLTSSPGEFSRETSDLSESSSRRSNNRSPATNSTRASSRVSAWSRSTALTINDMDAEIDDDLDFRSDSPTPKEGLSSPAWSNNRKIPPSVTNRAPAPAQKNDVNSWMF